The Accipiter gentilis chromosome 7, bAccGen1.1, whole genome shotgun sequence genome includes a region encoding these proteins:
- the TBC1D10A gene encoding TBC1 domain family member 10A isoform X3 has product MLNNWDKWMAKKHKKIRLRCQKGIPPSLRGRAWQYLSGSKVKLEQNIGKFDELDLLPGDPKWLDVIERDLHRQFPFHEMFVSRGGHGQQDLFRVLKAYTLYRPEEGYCQAQAPIAAVLLMHMPAEQAFWCLVQICEKYLPGYYSEKLEAIQLDGQILFSLLHKVSPVAYKHLSKQKIDPILYMTEWFMCAFSRTLPWSSVLRVWDMFFCEGVKIIFRVGLVLLKHTLGSSDKLKSCQGQYETMERLRALSPKIMQETFLVQEVIELPVTERQIEREHLIQLKKWRETHGELQCKSPPRLHGAKAISEAEPPTHKALEPVPSIIVPPGPAPVPKARKSKEKNREKGPASPPNGPGAEGNGAPGSTRELLHPQVSPHHQSKESLSSRESEDTYL; this is encoded by the exons ATGCTCAACAACTGGGACAAGTGGATGGCCAAAAAACACAAGAAG ATCCGGCTGCGGTGCCAGAAGGGGATCCCACCCTCGTTGCGGGGCCGTGCCTGGCAGTACCTCTCTGGGAGCAAGGTGAAGTTGGAGCAGAACATCGGCAAGTTTGAC gaacTCGATCTCCTCCCAGGGGACCCGAAGTGGCTGGATGTGATTGAGCGGGATCTCCATCGGCAGTTCCCCTTCCACGAGATGTTTGTCTCACGTGGAGGCCATGG GCAGCAGGACCTGTTTCGGGTGCTGAAGGCATACACGCTGTATCGCCCAGAAGAGGGCTACTGCCAAGCTCAGGCCCCCATCGCCGCCGTCCTGCTCATGCACATGCCGGCCGAG CAAGCGTTCTGGTGCCTGGTGCAGATCTGTGAGAAGTACCTCCCCGGCTACTACAGCGAGAAGCTG GAGGCCATTCAGCTGGATGGGCAGATCCTCTTCTCGCTGCTGCACAAGGTCTCGCCTGTGGCCTACAAGCACCTGAGCAAGCAGAAGATCGATCCCATCCTCTACATGACGGAGTGGTTCATGTGCGCCTTCTCCCGCACGCTGCCCTGGAGCTCTGTCCTGCGCGTCTGGGACATGTTCTTCTGTGAAG GCGTGAAGATCATCTTCCGCGTGGGCCTCGTGCTGCTCAAACACACCCTGGGCTCCTCAGACAAGCTCAAGTCCTGCCAGGGCCAGTACGAGACCATGGAGAGGCTGAGGGCCCTCAGCCCCAAGATCATGCAGGAGACCTTCCTGGTGCAGGAG GTCATCGAGCTACCGGTGACGGAGCGTCAGATCGAGCGGGAGCACCTGATCCAGCTGAAGAAGTGGCGGGAGACGCACGGGGAGCTGCAGTGCAAGTCCCCCCCGCGCCTGCACGGCGCCAAGGCCATCAGCGAGGCCGAGCCCCCCACCCACAAGGCGCTGGAGCCCGTCCCCTCCATCATCGTCCCCCCCGGGCCCGCCCCCGTGCCCAAAGCCCGCAAGAGCAAGGAGAAGAACCGAGAAAAGGGTCCGGCCAGCCCCCCCAACGGCCCCGGGGCCGAGGGCAATGGGGCACCCGGCTCCACCCGGGAGCTGCTGCACCCCCAGGTCTCCCCCCACCACCAGTCCAAGGAGAGCCTGAGCTCCCGGGAGAGCGAGGACACGTACTTGTAG
- the CASTOR1 gene encoding cytosolic arginine sensor for mTORC1 subunit 1 isoform X1, translated as MRLKPPPHTPSPGSPWLGEGGGIHPAPSPPLPPTPRPRRRCKFFSLTETPEDYTIMLDEEGFKELPPSEFMQVADSTWLVLSVVSNGREPSGCQATGVTKIARSVIAPLAEHHVSVLMLSTYQTDFILVRERDLPVVIHTLAGEFDIYKEESGECVPVTCDDVSNGFLKPKPAATPTLHPVQSPQTRFCVLTVAPDTLPAIATMLIDVLFYSHSPPREAGAGSQDLDSITFFAFSLIEGYISIVMDAETQKRFPSDLLLTSSTGELWRMVRIGGQPLGFDECGIVAQIAEPLAAADISAYYISTFNFDHALVPEEGIAEVIQLLQQRQESGR; from the exons ATGAGGCTAAagcccccccctcacaccccgtCCCCGGGGTCCCCatggcttggggagggggggggcattcaccctgccccctcccctccactgccACCCACCCCGAGGCCCCGGCGGAG gtgCAAGTTCTTCAGCCTGACGGAGACCCCCGAGGACTACACCATCATGCTGGATGAGGAAGGCTTCAAAG AGCTGCCGCCCTCCGAGTTCATGCAGGTGGCGGATTCGACGTGGCTGGTGCTCAGCGTCGTCTCCAACGGCCGGGAGCCCTCCGGCTGCCAGGCCACCGGCGTCACCAAGATTGCCAGGTCGGTCATCGCGCCGCTGGCCGAGCACCACGTCTCGGTGTTGATGCTCTCCACGTACCAGACGGACTTCATCCTG GTTCGGGAGCGGGACCTGCCGGTGGTGATCCACACGCTGGCGGGGGAATTTGACATCTACAAAGAAGAAAGCGGCGAGTGCGTCCCTGTCACCTGCGACGATGTGAGCAACGGCTTCCTCAAGCCCAAGCCGG CTGCCACCCCCACGCTGCACCCCGTGCAGAGCCCCCAGACCCGCTTCTGCGTCCTGACCGTGGCCCCCGACACGCTGCCCGCCATCGCCACCATGCTCATCGACGTCCTCTTCTACTCCCACAG ccccccgagGGAGGCTGGCGCCGGCAGCCAGGACCTCGACTCCATCACCTTCTTCGCCTTCTCCCTCATCGAGGGCTACATCTCCATCGTGATGGATGCCGAAACGCAGAAGCG GTTCCCCAGCGACCTGCTGCTGACCAGCTCGACGGGAGAGCTGTGGCGGATGGTGCGGATCGGCGGGCAGCCCCTCGGCTTCG aCGAATGCGGCATCGTGGCGCAGATCGCCGAGCCGCTGGCCGCCGCCGACATATCGGCGTATTACATCAGCACCTTCAACTTCGATCACGCTTTG GTCCCCGAGGAGGGCATCGCCGAGGtgatccagctgctgcagcagcgccAGGAGAGCGGCAGATAG
- the CASTOR1 gene encoding cytosolic arginine sensor for mTORC1 subunit 1 isoform X2 encodes MDLHILEHRVRVLSLARRGLWLYTHPLLKLLFLPQRCRCKFFSLTETPEDYTIMLDEEGFKELPPSEFMQVADSTWLVLSVVSNGREPSGCQATGVTKIARSVIAPLAEHHVSVLMLSTYQTDFILVRERDLPVVIHTLAGEFDIYKEESGECVPVTCDDVSNGFLKPKPAATPTLHPVQSPQTRFCVLTVAPDTLPAIATMLIDVLFYSHSPPREAGAGSQDLDSITFFAFSLIEGYISIVMDAETQKRFPSDLLLTSSTGELWRMVRIGGQPLGFDECGIVAQIAEPLAAADISAYYISTFNFDHALVPEEGIAEVIQLLQQRQESGR; translated from the exons ATGGACCTGCACATCCTGGAGCACCGGGTGCGGGTGCTGAGCCTGGCCCGCCGCGGGCTCTGGCTCTACACCCACCCGCTGCTCAAGCTGCTCTTTCTGCCCCAGCGCTGCAG gtgCAAGTTCTTCAGCCTGACGGAGACCCCCGAGGACTACACCATCATGCTGGATGAGGAAGGCTTCAAAG AGCTGCCGCCCTCCGAGTTCATGCAGGTGGCGGATTCGACGTGGCTGGTGCTCAGCGTCGTCTCCAACGGCCGGGAGCCCTCCGGCTGCCAGGCCACCGGCGTCACCAAGATTGCCAGGTCGGTCATCGCGCCGCTGGCCGAGCACCACGTCTCGGTGTTGATGCTCTCCACGTACCAGACGGACTTCATCCTG GTTCGGGAGCGGGACCTGCCGGTGGTGATCCACACGCTGGCGGGGGAATTTGACATCTACAAAGAAGAAAGCGGCGAGTGCGTCCCTGTCACCTGCGACGATGTGAGCAACGGCTTCCTCAAGCCCAAGCCGG CTGCCACCCCCACGCTGCACCCCGTGCAGAGCCCCCAGACCCGCTTCTGCGTCCTGACCGTGGCCCCCGACACGCTGCCCGCCATCGCCACCATGCTCATCGACGTCCTCTTCTACTCCCACAG ccccccgagGGAGGCTGGCGCCGGCAGCCAGGACCTCGACTCCATCACCTTCTTCGCCTTCTCCCTCATCGAGGGCTACATCTCCATCGTGATGGATGCCGAAACGCAGAAGCG GTTCCCCAGCGACCTGCTGCTGACCAGCTCGACGGGAGAGCTGTGGCGGATGGTGCGGATCGGCGGGCAGCCCCTCGGCTTCG aCGAATGCGGCATCGTGGCGCAGATCGCCGAGCCGCTGGCCGCCGCCGACATATCGGCGTATTACATCAGCACCTTCAACTTCGATCACGCTTTG GTCCCCGAGGAGGGCATCGCCGAGGtgatccagctgctgcagcagcgccAGGAGAGCGGCAGATAG
- the OSM gene encoding oncostatin-M, with translation MRCDGRPLGVLAAVTKGLFILWAVPGHGGRPLQPPTLQQIQALVRHMAEDAQELFAFYEEDQHLAFNHLCRTNRPPEWLRGPVMGPGGLRGLRETMVRMAQALQDITRHQRDLNPPGAEILRRLASTHLKVRGLLSNLEGLFPAPSPRPGHRPPPGPTPPTKVFRQKLEGCRILWSYSRFMAKLNTQLEARSRRGRREKRRPHRGSRPPKRS, from the exons ATGCGGTGCGACGGGCGGCCCTTGGGCGTGCTGGCAG ccgTCACCAAAGGGCTCTTCATCCTCTGGGCTGTCCCGGGCCACGGGGGgcggcccctgcagccccccaccctgcagcAGATCCAGGCGCTGGTGAGGCACATGGCCGAGGACGCGCAGGAGCTTTTTGCCTTCTAT GAGGAGGACCAGCACCTGGCCTTCAACCACCTCTGCCGCACCAACCGCCCGCCCGAGTGGCTGCGGGGACCGGTGATgggacctggggggctgcgggggctgcgggagACCATGGTCCGCATGGCCCAGGCGCTGCAGGACATCACCCGGCACCAGCGCGACCTCAACCCCCCCGGCGCCGAAATCCTTCGCCGCTTGGCCAGCACCCACCTGAAGGTGCGAGGGCTCCTCAGCAACCTCGAGGGGCTCTTCCCGGCCCCAAGCCCCCGACCCGGTCaccggcccccgcccggccccacACCACCCACCAAGGTCTTTCGGCAGAAGCTGGAGGGGTGCCGGATCCTCTGGAGCTACTCCCGCTTCATGGCCAAGCTCAACAcccagctggaggccaggagcCGCCGAGGACGCCGGGAGAAGCGGCGACCGCACCGGGGCTCGCGGCCGCCCAAGCGCTCCTAG
- the TBC1D10A gene encoding TBC1 domain family member 10A isoform X2, translating into MMLMAPAFSVCSQPLRGGGIGPCSAQLMALAALPGVPRLPGVPFFLGTGPQGCSGTWLEEVPLEVLRQRESKWLDMLNNWDKWMAKKHKKIRLRCQKGIPPSLRGRAWQYLSGSKVKLEQNIGKFDELDLLPGDPKWLDVIERDLHRQFPFHEMFVSRGGHGQQDLFRVLKAYTLYRPEEGYCQAQAPIAAVLLMHMPAEQAFWCLVQICEKYLPGYYSEKLEAIQLDGQILFSLLHKVSPVAYKHLSKQKIDPILYMTEWFMCAFSRTLPWSSVLRVWDMFFCEGVKIIFRVGLVLLKHTLGSSDKLKSCQGQYETMERLRALSPKIMQETFLVQEVIELPVTERQIEREHLIQLKKWRETHGELQCKSPPRLHGAKAISEAEPPTHKALEPVPSIIVPPGPAPVPKARKSKEKNREKGPASPPNGPGAEGNGAPGSTRELLHPQVSPHHQSKESLSSRESEDTYL; encoded by the exons ATGATGCTTATGGCCCCGGCTTTCTCCGTCTGTAGCCAGcccctgcgggggggggggatcggaCCTTGCTCAGCTCAACTAATGGCTCTGGCTGCGCTCCCCGGGGTTCCTCGCCTTCCTGGCGTGCCCTTCTTTCTGGGCACGGGTCCCCAGGGATGCTCAGGCACGTG GCTGGAGGAGGTGCCCTTGGAGGTGCTACGGCAGCGGGAATCTAAGTGGCTGGATATGCTCAACAACTGGGACAAGTGGATGGCCAAAAAACACAAGAAG ATCCGGCTGCGGTGCCAGAAGGGGATCCCACCCTCGTTGCGGGGCCGTGCCTGGCAGTACCTCTCTGGGAGCAAGGTGAAGTTGGAGCAGAACATCGGCAAGTTTGAC gaacTCGATCTCCTCCCAGGGGACCCGAAGTGGCTGGATGTGATTGAGCGGGATCTCCATCGGCAGTTCCCCTTCCACGAGATGTTTGTCTCACGTGGAGGCCATGG GCAGCAGGACCTGTTTCGGGTGCTGAAGGCATACACGCTGTATCGCCCAGAAGAGGGCTACTGCCAAGCTCAGGCCCCCATCGCCGCCGTCCTGCTCATGCACATGCCGGCCGAG CAAGCGTTCTGGTGCCTGGTGCAGATCTGTGAGAAGTACCTCCCCGGCTACTACAGCGAGAAGCTG GAGGCCATTCAGCTGGATGGGCAGATCCTCTTCTCGCTGCTGCACAAGGTCTCGCCTGTGGCCTACAAGCACCTGAGCAAGCAGAAGATCGATCCCATCCTCTACATGACGGAGTGGTTCATGTGCGCCTTCTCCCGCACGCTGCCCTGGAGCTCTGTCCTGCGCGTCTGGGACATGTTCTTCTGTGAAG GCGTGAAGATCATCTTCCGCGTGGGCCTCGTGCTGCTCAAACACACCCTGGGCTCCTCAGACAAGCTCAAGTCCTGCCAGGGCCAGTACGAGACCATGGAGAGGCTGAGGGCCCTCAGCCCCAAGATCATGCAGGAGACCTTCCTGGTGCAGGAG GTCATCGAGCTACCGGTGACGGAGCGTCAGATCGAGCGGGAGCACCTGATCCAGCTGAAGAAGTGGCGGGAGACGCACGGGGAGCTGCAGTGCAAGTCCCCCCCGCGCCTGCACGGCGCCAAGGCCATCAGCGAGGCCGAGCCCCCCACCCACAAGGCGCTGGAGCCCGTCCCCTCCATCATCGTCCCCCCCGGGCCCGCCCCCGTGCCCAAAGCCCGCAAGAGCAAGGAGAAGAACCGAGAAAAGGGTCCGGCCAGCCCCCCCAACGGCCCCGGGGCCGAGGGCAATGGGGCACCCGGCTCCACCCGGGAGCTGCTGCACCCCCAGGTCTCCCCCCACCACCAGTCCAAGGAGAGCCTGAGCTCCCGGGAGAGCGAGGACACGTACTTGTAG
- the TBC1D10A gene encoding TBC1 domain family member 10A isoform X1, which produces MAKSRGGGGPGSPGGRHHSLAGTRESLAEQGGDELSSLGSDSEVNGGGPEERRVDKFGFIVGSRSAEGPLEEVPLEVLRQRESKWLDMLNNWDKWMAKKHKKIRLRCQKGIPPSLRGRAWQYLSGSKVKLEQNIGKFDELDLLPGDPKWLDVIERDLHRQFPFHEMFVSRGGHGQQDLFRVLKAYTLYRPEEGYCQAQAPIAAVLLMHMPAEQAFWCLVQICEKYLPGYYSEKLEAIQLDGQILFSLLHKVSPVAYKHLSKQKIDPILYMTEWFMCAFSRTLPWSSVLRVWDMFFCEGVKIIFRVGLVLLKHTLGSSDKLKSCQGQYETMERLRALSPKIMQETFLVQEVIELPVTERQIEREHLIQLKKWRETHGELQCKSPPRLHGAKAISEAEPPTHKALEPVPSIIVPPGPAPVPKARKSKEKNREKGPASPPNGPGAEGNGAPGSTRELLHPQVSPHHQSKESLSSRESEDTYL; this is translated from the exons ATGGCCAAgagccgcgggggcggcgggcccggctcGCCCGGCGGCCGCCACCACAGCCTGGCCGGGACCCGGGAGAGCCTGGCCGAGCAGGGCGGCGACGAGCTCAGCTCCCTCGGATCCGACTCCGAGGTCAACGGCGGCGGCCCCGAGGAACGGCGCGTCGACAAGTTCGGCTTCATCGTGGGCAGCCGCAGCGCCGAGGGGCC GCTGGAGGAGGTGCCCTTGGAGGTGCTACGGCAGCGGGAATCTAAGTGGCTGGATATGCTCAACAACTGGGACAAGTGGATGGCCAAAAAACACAAGAAG ATCCGGCTGCGGTGCCAGAAGGGGATCCCACCCTCGTTGCGGGGCCGTGCCTGGCAGTACCTCTCTGGGAGCAAGGTGAAGTTGGAGCAGAACATCGGCAAGTTTGAC gaacTCGATCTCCTCCCAGGGGACCCGAAGTGGCTGGATGTGATTGAGCGGGATCTCCATCGGCAGTTCCCCTTCCACGAGATGTTTGTCTCACGTGGAGGCCATGG GCAGCAGGACCTGTTTCGGGTGCTGAAGGCATACACGCTGTATCGCCCAGAAGAGGGCTACTGCCAAGCTCAGGCCCCCATCGCCGCCGTCCTGCTCATGCACATGCCGGCCGAG CAAGCGTTCTGGTGCCTGGTGCAGATCTGTGAGAAGTACCTCCCCGGCTACTACAGCGAGAAGCTG GAGGCCATTCAGCTGGATGGGCAGATCCTCTTCTCGCTGCTGCACAAGGTCTCGCCTGTGGCCTACAAGCACCTGAGCAAGCAGAAGATCGATCCCATCCTCTACATGACGGAGTGGTTCATGTGCGCCTTCTCCCGCACGCTGCCCTGGAGCTCTGTCCTGCGCGTCTGGGACATGTTCTTCTGTGAAG GCGTGAAGATCATCTTCCGCGTGGGCCTCGTGCTGCTCAAACACACCCTGGGCTCCTCAGACAAGCTCAAGTCCTGCCAGGGCCAGTACGAGACCATGGAGAGGCTGAGGGCCCTCAGCCCCAAGATCATGCAGGAGACCTTCCTGGTGCAGGAG GTCATCGAGCTACCGGTGACGGAGCGTCAGATCGAGCGGGAGCACCTGATCCAGCTGAAGAAGTGGCGGGAGACGCACGGGGAGCTGCAGTGCAAGTCCCCCCCGCGCCTGCACGGCGCCAAGGCCATCAGCGAGGCCGAGCCCCCCACCCACAAGGCGCTGGAGCCCGTCCCCTCCATCATCGTCCCCCCCGGGCCCGCCCCCGTGCCCAAAGCCCGCAAGAGCAAGGAGAAGAACCGAGAAAAGGGTCCGGCCAGCCCCCCCAACGGCCCCGGGGCCGAGGGCAATGGGGCACCCGGCTCCACCCGGGAGCTGCTGCACCCCCAGGTCTCCCCCCACCACCAGTCCAAGGAGAGCCTGAGCTCCCGGGAGAGCGAGGACACGTACTTGTAG
- the CASTOR1 gene encoding cytosolic arginine sensor for mTORC1 subunit 1 isoform X3, translating into MAAMGCKFFSLTETPEDYTIMLDEEGFKELPPSEFMQVADSTWLVLSVVSNGREPSGCQATGVTKIARSVIAPLAEHHVSVLMLSTYQTDFILVRERDLPVVIHTLAGEFDIYKEESGECVPVTCDDVSNGFLKPKPAATPTLHPVQSPQTRFCVLTVAPDTLPAIATMLIDVLFYSHSPPREAGAGSQDLDSITFFAFSLIEGYISIVMDAETQKRFPSDLLLTSSTGELWRMVRIGGQPLGFDECGIVAQIAEPLAAADISAYYISTFNFDHALVPEEGIAEVIQLLQQRQESGR; encoded by the exons ATGGCTGCCATGGG gtgCAAGTTCTTCAGCCTGACGGAGACCCCCGAGGACTACACCATCATGCTGGATGAGGAAGGCTTCAAAG AGCTGCCGCCCTCCGAGTTCATGCAGGTGGCGGATTCGACGTGGCTGGTGCTCAGCGTCGTCTCCAACGGCCGGGAGCCCTCCGGCTGCCAGGCCACCGGCGTCACCAAGATTGCCAGGTCGGTCATCGCGCCGCTGGCCGAGCACCACGTCTCGGTGTTGATGCTCTCCACGTACCAGACGGACTTCATCCTG GTTCGGGAGCGGGACCTGCCGGTGGTGATCCACACGCTGGCGGGGGAATTTGACATCTACAAAGAAGAAAGCGGCGAGTGCGTCCCTGTCACCTGCGACGATGTGAGCAACGGCTTCCTCAAGCCCAAGCCGG CTGCCACCCCCACGCTGCACCCCGTGCAGAGCCCCCAGACCCGCTTCTGCGTCCTGACCGTGGCCCCCGACACGCTGCCCGCCATCGCCACCATGCTCATCGACGTCCTCTTCTACTCCCACAG ccccccgagGGAGGCTGGCGCCGGCAGCCAGGACCTCGACTCCATCACCTTCTTCGCCTTCTCCCTCATCGAGGGCTACATCTCCATCGTGATGGATGCCGAAACGCAGAAGCG GTTCCCCAGCGACCTGCTGCTGACCAGCTCGACGGGAGAGCTGTGGCGGATGGTGCGGATCGGCGGGCAGCCCCTCGGCTTCG aCGAATGCGGCATCGTGGCGCAGATCGCCGAGCCGCTGGCCGCCGCCGACATATCGGCGTATTACATCAGCACCTTCAACTTCGATCACGCTTTG GTCCCCGAGGAGGGCATCGCCGAGGtgatccagctgctgcagcagcgccAGGAGAGCGGCAGATAG